One Drosophila subpulchrella strain 33 F10 #4 breed RU33 chromosome 2R, RU_Dsub_v1.1 Primary Assembly, whole genome shotgun sequence genomic window, GATTGTCTGAACCACATGATAAATATCTATCAACAATCAATCAGCACTTGTAATGGAGCCAACCCATTTTTTTTATCCAATATAGCGCCACATCGGGCTAACCAACGTTGGGCAATCTAACCGCATCTCCGCcagctgttgttgctgtaACAAATGCAGCCGCAATGGACCACCTTAACTACATATAATTGCTGTTCCAATAACCCCTAACCCAGAGGCTCAAAGCACACACAAGAGATGCCAAACAGCGGCAGCAAATTGTGACTCGTGCCAACCCAAACAACCAGATATATTAAGCTGTCAAACAAAATCATAAATAAGTCAGCCAAATAGTGAAAAACACACCCACTCTTTGTGGCAAACAAACCTGGACATGGGATGCAACACGGGAAAATTGCAGAGAAAATGCACAGCAGTGAAAATAGTGAGATGGGGGTAATACAAGAGGGACCTCTGCATATGACTGCATATTAAAGTATTGCCCCTCAACCTACGCGACCCaaaatgttgctgctggcccCAGTCAACCAACAACCAACGACCAACAACCACAAAACAACATCCACACAGGCAACCAAGCCAAGAAATGCGTTCGTTGCTGTTTTTGGTAATAAACGAAGCGTTAAACAAATTGCATTACAACAACCCCAACCACCACACCAACATAGAAAACACATTTTGTTTCTTTCTGATTTGTTGTTTACCATATGCAAAGCGTCATAAATGAGGTTgcctgttgctgttgttacTGGTTACTTGTTGCTGCCTTGGGCGTAATTACATCTCATGCCAAAAATGGTCAAACGAGCGAGAAAATTATCACATATGAAGCCAGCATTGTTGTTGTGGCGGCagaaattaaatgcaaattttgCCTGATAAAGAAATATGTTTAGTATGTATGGTTACAATCAAAAATTTCATAATACGGAAATGTTAATTTATTCGCTTGTCTAAGCGATGGAAATTAAAATGGCTTTCGAAGATATGACATTTGATAGgcaatttgaatatttttggtGGGCCAATTAATGATTGGAAATTTTTGTTAACGACTTTTATGTTTGTGGGGCATAGGCATGAATTTCCCTTTTCCCATTTTGCCTTGCATCAACCACTCCTCCAACCACAATGGGTGGAAAAACATGTTCCAGCTACAGAAATTATAGCAAATGCCATGGACAGCTAATTCAAACACACATAAATCAATGAACGCCAAAGTCGAAGGCAACCCAGAAATCAGGAAGGTAAAAATGAGTAAATTGTACAGCAATaatggaaaataataatagacCATTGGAGCAAACAGCAGAATGCGAGCACGCCTTGGCGGTGGAGATAGATTTAATCAtgtgaataaattaaaataggAAATTCGGGTTTTTAAAACCGAGAGCACTAACGGATTTCTAATCAAATATTAGCGGGGAATTAAAGTAATTATATATCAAAACCATATCCACTTAAAGTATGACTGCCCTTAAAAGATTATGTTTTGATCACTTGACCTTAACCATAAACctttcaaattaattaaagtataCAATGTAAATTAGCTGTAAGTAAATAAAGCCACAATAAAACGAATTATAGGCACCTAACGACTAATTTAAGCGGCTATAAAGCCACATTTTTATATGCATGCGAAGCTAACCGTTAATCCATGGAACTAAACTATGATCTGCGATGAAATCCACCAGTGAAAATGGCTTATAAGTGCAATCAGCAAGCCTTAAACAGCTAACAAATGACATTGAAATTGCACAAGACAGCACTAAATGGACACACATTAGTCCATTAGCTGGCGAGTCCAGTTGGTGGCGTTAGCGTGTGCCCCACAAAGGTGTGTCCGCCCCACCAGGTGTGCGTGTCGCCTTAGTTGCTTTGGCTTGCGTACAGTACAGTACAAGTAAGTACTTGTGTCTGATTGAAGGTTACAGCTATGAGATACGCCATTAAGCCAACAGACTGCATCTGTACAGAATCACAATTTGGGTTGGTGACTTCATTGTGTGACTCCGACTTCGCTCGGGTTCAATGAACCGCGGAGCCTcttaaacgcccacaactTTTGCGAGGGAGTTGGCCCGCTCTATCCAGAGGAATACGAACATGTTGCCAAGTTGCCAAGTCGCCGAGTTCAAAGCGAAGCAGCCAGCAGCTGTCAACAGATGCGACAGATAAGCCAAATGGAAACCGAAAACCCAGAGTGTGGAGCCTCATAATTTTCGCTGGCTGATCTCAAGCAAGAAATCTACAATTGCGGAAAGAAAAGAAGGCTATGAGTGTGTTCGGGATACACACGTGTGGCAATAATAGACTGTTCTTAACGCTATAAACCTCTGATATAAAGACATCTTGCAACTACTCATAAATCTGTGGGGTTACAGCCATAAATCTACGAGGAATCATGTTTTAAGTGCAACCACGATATAGGCAAGCAATTTGTCATATGGCTAGCATTGGAGTTATCAATGGTTTACCAAGAAGAGAAGAGGAAAATGCAGATACAGGTGCAATGTACAGGGAAACGAATCGAACAAGTTGATCCGCCACCGACCGGATGATGCCTCGTTTTcgtttctgtttttgtttttcgatGGCATTTATCTTGACCCGAAGGCAACGCTAAGTTTTCATGGCTCATGGCTCGAATATTGCGAGCGTCGAACTGTAAAGTTATGAAGAAGAAACTGAAGCTGGTCGGGAGCGGAAGCTTGCGTTTAAGGTTATGGGCACAGGGCCAACATCAAATGATGCCACAACTCACCAGGTGTACTAGACATCTTTACTTATGGGTACGTCTCTCCAAGCTTTGGAAGTATTCTATTACTTTCAACGGGTAAGCTTTACGAAGATCCTCCATTAGCACTGCGTCCATAACTTTGCAGCCCTTCCAGGTGACAAACAGGAAGAGATAACCAAGCACCTGGAAACTGTTGTGCACCTTATCCAGCTCCAGGCCGCGGTTTAATCCGAAGGGTGTCTTGCGCTCCGGCATTCTCCAACCCCGACCCTTTCCTGCGAGCTGGACCTGGCTGCGCCTCGGACGCGGGGTGGTGTTGGCATTGTTTCGTACCAAGCCCTCGTACTGCTCCGCCGGTGGTGACATCGGCTCGTCCTTTACTTCCAACTTGGGTGGCTGAGATTGAGCCCGCTCCTGTTGGTCTGCGAGAAGCATTGCCAACTCCTTGTTTGCCACTGTACGGCCCTTGCGCTGCACCGATGACTGGCTggattttgtttgcttttctGGCGGCTTGCTGAGTGGCTTGGGGAAGTTAAATTTGCTCTGCTGCTGGCTAAGATTGCCGTGTATCTGTGCCGGTAAAACCGATTTAACTTAGAGGATTTATTTTCTTGCACGAGGAGATCAAACCGTTGCTAACTGGACAGCTGTGAAGTTACTAGAACTTAAAGTGCTTTCATAAGTGGCATAAAATTAAAGCTTTTACAATGCTTATTTACTTATTAACTGTTTTCAGTAGTTTTGGTTTGATTTCCTTAATACAAATTTAGATTTCTTACGCGCTGAATTTCTGAATCAATGGGATTATTGATAGGTGACTGGAATCCCTGTACAGAACTCTGTCGACGAATCTTTTTGGTCTCTGGCTGTGCTGTGTTTTTGGTCTCAATTTTGGGGCTGACGCTTTTCGGCATGAGATCGTTAAGTTTGGCCACCCGCTTTTCGGCATCCCACTTGCGAGCCGCTTCCTTTATAGTGTCCAGCGAGGCTGCCTCAGGAACTGGTTTTGGTTCTTCGGACGCAGTTGATGATGAGCTACTGGATCTGGATCTGGATTTCGATCCGGATCTGGAGGATCCCGACGAGGACGAGCTGCCTGATGATGATGCTGAAGAGTTGGACGAGGAGCTATCCGAATCTTCATCTTGGGTGCCCTCCTCAAGGGGTTCAGCTTCTTTCTGTTGCGGCACAGACGGAGCCATCTGCGGTGCATCCTCCAGAAAAAGAGCTAGAGGCTTGGGTGACTTTGGGATGGCCCGTTGGGGTGTACATGCTCTTTGGTAGTCCAAAGAGGTCGCCCCGATTGTCTCCTCATCACTGGAGTCGCTCAAGTTTAGAACTCTGAATTGGCCGGGAATACTGGGCGTCATTTTAGTCGATGGTGTTTCTGAAGGTTTTTTGTCGAAGGTCTCCTTGGGACCATTTCCGGAATGGCTAGAGCTGGCTAGCTCTTTAGATGCCTTGGCTgcctttttattattttgtttgggGACAGGTGAGCGGCCATCTTTACCCTTTCCTTTGGCCTTCTTGTTGGATTCTTCAGCACTAACTGTGGATGAAGTGTTTTCCTGCTTTccctttgattttttctttGCTTTTGAGGATTTCTTGGGACTCTGGTCAACCAGAGACACAGCGCTGGTGCTGGGACTGGGCGGTAAGTCCTGCTTGAGTGTGGCCAGGGCAATCTCCTTCATCCTGTAGCGCTCCGCCTCGAAGTCGCATAGGAGACGCATGGCGTTGGCTACGTTTTCCATCGGCTCCCAGGAGTTTTCCTCGTCCGGGAAACCAACCCATTTCACCAGCACCTGGGGACGCCCATGATGGAAGCGCTTACCTACAATTTTCTCCACAACAAATTCTTGGGTAGGACTCTCGACCCGGTCGTTGACCTGGTGGGGATTAGATTGGGTTCGTTGAACTCCACGAGATATCTTGCTCAGAGACATCTTCGAATTTCGTTCGGCAAATGAGAGCGTCTGTTCGACGTTTCGAACGCACGTAAGCACCACGTAAGTGTCGGCAAACGTAAGccaacgtaagtgtcagtaaaaaagcgagatagcctcagcgtaagtgtcagtaaaaaagggagatgCAAGATGCCGAAAAAAAGACGCTTGAAGGACGCCGAAAAAAAGAGCGAAAAGTAAATAGCTGCCAACTCGCTTAGAATGGCGCTAGGGATGGCAAAgcttttggtatttttttggtaatattttttctttgatCGCtgcatttatataaaaatactttttaataagCGGCTTAATTAATTTGGTTTTAAAATTCAACAAACATTTTACCTATAAAAGAATTTTCACAAACTTATCAAGTTTGTTTAAGGCAAACTATGGCAGCTATGTATGAACATGTATTCCAGCCCTGGTTATAATAAAACTTTGTAATTATAAGCTTTAATGCACAATTATTTAgcttttatttgtatttaacaATGTGATCAAAGAATGTTCCATTTTTATTTGGGCTTATTTTGTTCCTGGCTCCGCTGGAAGAGCTCTGCCTCGAAGTCCGCCACCAGCGTCATGCAATTGGCCAAGTTCTCCAGGGGCTCCCAAGTGGACTCCTCCTTGGTATAGCCCTCCCATTTGGCCAGATACTGGGGTCTTCCGCGCAGAAAGCGTTTGCCAATAAACTTTTCCACCACAAAGATCTCGCTCTTATCAGTGTCACCCGAGCTGTGTTTTCTGGAACCTTCGCCGCTGGGCATGATTTGCGTATAAActtataaactttataaactCAGCCAAATAAAATTACAACTAAAACAGCGCTGCCAACTTGGACCAGGTGCAACCAGGGATGCAAAGTCAAATTAAAGagtatttagtttttaaaggAATCCAGccgaaaaaaattattttcgagGGCTTTGGTTTTGGCATAAGGGGTTTCCTTGTGCTTTGTCGTAGCATACTGTACGTTTAAAACCATTAGAGGAAAGCATAAACACAACATTGGAACGAGTGCAACTCCTTTATTGTTTAAACAATTTGAAAGATTCAGCTTTTTTATCGATATTTCATTGCATTCTTGATCGAAGCATACGATATCCACGTGGTTTTGTTTTATACAAAGAACCATCCCTAGGAAATGGAGCTGCCAACTTGTTTTTTCAAAAAGGGAGCCGGAAGAAAGGCAATTGTAGTAGTTTTTGAGGTTATGCCCACTAAATCTAAAGTTTCAAAGGAATTCAACAGATTTTTGGAGTGGAAACGCAGGCCGTGTTGCAAGGAACTTGATCTCGGTAAATTTGTCGCAAAATCGAAAACCAGTGGACTGGCCGAAGTATGTTAGCAATGCCTATTAACTATTTGAGAAATTGCTCTTTTTTAAAGCTGACCATTATATAAAATGCCGCTGGCCAGTCGGTTGTTGCacctgttttttgttttggtttacTAGACACCAAAATAAAACCCGTTTTGAAGTCGAGTGCAGTTAACCTGAGCGGAAATAATGTTGAGCACCGTGTGGAAATGCGAATGTATTTTAATTGGCCATTGGCAAAATCTGCGCTTTTCTTTTCAGGCCACAAAAATCGCACATTGTCTATGTAAATTCGCTTTCCACTGCCATAATGTTCGACTCGAGTTGGACAACAATGTCATTGGCATGTTTCCCATCATTACGGCGCACAGAAATGCCAATTTACATGAGTATGTAAACTAGCAATTATTTCCACAGAGTCTGCATCTGGCCAAGAGATTTATTCATCGGAATAAAGCCAAAGAAATGCGTCACGTTCGGCCGGCCAGTTGGAAAAAGTAACGGCTGTGTGACAATTCCAATTCGGAAAAAGTGCGCAGTTTCGGAATAGACTCAAAATCTGATTTGAAATACAGTCTTACTTGCATTAAATGAACTGACCATATTATAAGAGAAATGAGTCCAAGTCCTTGAAATACGTTTTAAGAAGATTATGAATTTTAAACAGATCTTTGATAATctgtatgtattttatttctaaattgtGATTTCTAAATATTGTGatctttaatattaatattttgttgctTGATAGATagataaatacaaatatttataatttcatTGCAGTTATACAAATGGATCTTTAATATCAAATCACCACTATAGCGATGATATAAAAGCTCTAAGGTTTACAAAGGTTTAGAAATCGTGTAAgtgatacaaaataaaatgtttatattatttccaatgaatataatacatatatatatattcatttattttcgtTGCAGTTATACAAGTAAGTCTTCAAAATCAACCACTTATGGTAATGATATGAAAAATCAAAAACCGCAATTGGACTACAAATCGTGCTAGTGATAAAACATAAAACCCATTTCCATTCAATATTATAGCATTTTCAGAAAATTCGACTTGGTAAATTCAAGCTTCGTAGAAGTGGGACTGTAAGAGTCAGCCAACCTGTTGCCATTATTATTGTTATGATCTCGAGCACAAAACTGGTGCCGCAACTTTGCCATGTGCACATGTACAAACTCGTACATTTCTTTCACTTTCTTTCGGCACAACGGCAGTGGCGgcgaatttattttaattcgaTAGAGTTAACAACTCGGTACATGTACATGGCGGAATACTATAAAAGTGAAACCCGCGACAATCCAACAACAAGGGCAGCTGGAAGGGTCTTTCTGGGGGCTTTCAAAGTCAAGCGGCAATGGGTTTTACTTTCGTTTTCATCGCGATATTACAAAATATCCAAAGCGACATGCAGACATGTGTATATCTTCAGTATTTAGTCTTTAATTTGCATAGTGGAACGCCAAGTAACTCGAAACTTGTTTTCCCATTCTGCTTTTGGCTTTAAAACACGCGCGACAAAAATGTTTCTGCATACAAAAAATGCTGCTAGTCGATTTCCATAAGTTGTATTTCTTGATTTCAGCTATGAAATGATTTAAGTCAATATATATAGTATACTATATATGTAGCCCGCAGAAATGATGCGGTGTGATCATCGTTTCATTAGCaagttaattttattaacGTGGCTTTTGTCTCTCGGTTTTTTTATAAGACCCCGAAAAGATTCCGAAAGGTTGGGTATTGATATCTTATGCAACagatttagttttaatttgttGGTTTGTTATTTTCTTCAGGCCTTTTTTGTTCGGCTCTGCTGCTGATTAATTCGAAAATTATTCGTGGTAATTGTGTAAATATTATGTCAAGTTTACGTGACACTGTCACAAGTTCAATGACACTGTTTTCGCCTCCAAATCACTTAAGGTAAACGGAATTCTGGGTTAAGAACTCTTTTACCATCGGTTTCCTTTAACTTTCGAACAGTTAACCCCATATTTAAACAGGCCTTCGAGGCGACTAAAGTCTTATTGACATTTACTGACATTTTAACACGCTTCAGgggagaaataaaaaaataaagtcaGTTAATCCAGGagcacacacaaaaaatactGGTTCATTTTAACTggttatatatttaagatatAAAAATGCAggtattattaaataaatgaattctTTTGTATAATtgtaaaaatacttttaaatacACAT contains:
- the LOC119549355 gene encoding chromobox protein homolog 5-like — translated: MPSGEGSRKHSSGDTDKSEIFVVEKFIGKRFLRGRPQYLAKWEGYTKEESTWEPLENLANCMTLVADFEAELFQRSQEQNKPK